A window from Cryobacterium sp. PAMC25264 encodes these proteins:
- a CDS encoding flavodoxin domain-containing protein has product MRALVVYESLWGNTEKVAQAIAAGLADLGSVDVMTSDAAPGAVDGYDLVAVGGPTHAFSMTRASTRADAVASRHAPHEPTRGIREWLGELARPATAIPALEFDTRVDKPRLPGSAAKTAKHELRSLGFDTSAKQESFRVHGYEGPLLDGEEDRARVWAEGIVASLGHTV; this is encoded by the coding sequence ATGCGTGCACTGGTGGTTTACGAGTCCCTCTGGGGCAATACCGAGAAGGTTGCACAGGCGATCGCAGCCGGGTTGGCCGATCTGGGTTCGGTCGACGTCATGACATCTGATGCCGCGCCCGGCGCAGTCGACGGCTACGACCTCGTCGCGGTGGGCGGGCCCACACACGCATTCTCCATGACACGGGCCTCGACGCGCGCCGATGCCGTCGCATCCCGCCACGCCCCACATGAACCGACCAGAGGCATCCGGGAGTGGTTGGGCGAACTGGCCAGGCCGGCCACCGCGATCCCCGCCCTCGAATTCGACACTCGCGTCGACAAGCCGCGCCTACCCGGCTCCGCTGCGAAAACGGCCAAACACGAATTACGTTCGCTGGGATTCGACACATCAGCGAAACAGGAGTCGTTTCGCGTGCACGGGTATGAAGGTCCCCTGCTCGACGGAGAAGAGGACCGGGCTCGTGTGTGGGCGGAAGGCATCGTCGCATCGCTCGGGCACACCGTCTGA
- a CDS encoding YciI family protein: MRFSLLIIKAESEEGDVSEEELPPFRELFDAYAASLQESGALIAADIFRPAAESTTVTLRGGSRQVQEGPYLDAVETLSGCFVIDVPNRAVALAWAERCPAALYAVVEVRQAAVSFREGRWREH, encoded by the coding sequence ATGCGCTTCTCGTTGCTCATCATCAAGGCCGAGAGCGAGGAGGGTGACGTCTCCGAGGAGGAGCTGCCGCCGTTCCGCGAGCTGTTCGACGCCTACGCCGCGTCGCTCCAGGAGTCGGGTGCTCTGATTGCGGCGGACATCTTCCGGCCCGCCGCGGAGTCCACCACGGTGACCCTCCGCGGCGGCAGCCGTCAGGTGCAGGAGGGCCCCTACCTCGACGCGGTGGAGACGCTCTCGGGCTGCTTCGTGATCGACGTACCGAATCGCGCCGTCGCGCTGGCCTGGGCTGAGAGATGCCCGGCGGCCCTCTACGCCGTGGTCGAGGTGCGCCAGGCCGCGGTGTCGTTCCGGGAGGGACGCTGGCGCGAGCACTGA
- a CDS encoding phosphoribosyltransferase, which translates to MVHFTDRVQAGRLLARQLLSLRDQDVVVLGIPRGGVPVAFEVASALDAPLDVIVVRKLGVPFQPEFAMGAIGEGGEELVDESIVALTGVTDAEVEAVEARERIELDARVARLRPGRDRIDLRGRTVVIVDDGVATGATAQVACDVARRLGAERVILAAPVIAASTLPNLTGADDIVYVDAPESFWAVGQFYSDFSATEDDDVTRLLEEADRRIAGESGRDASPGTDTDADLDIPLSDVTLRGHLHLPASASAVVVFAHGSGSSRHSPRNQYVAEVLYRVGLGTLLVDLLTPAEELDRANVFDIKMLGRRLAAVTRWLTDLSDASRFRVGYFGASTGAAAALWAAGEPDLEIGAVVSRGGRPDLAGDRLPQVTAPTLLIVGGADLTVLELNRDAQRLLRCENRLAVVPGATHLFSEPGTLGAAADLAAEWFARHLLS; encoded by the coding sequence ATGGTGCACTTCACTGATCGAGTGCAAGCCGGCCGACTCTTGGCCCGGCAGCTGCTCTCCCTGCGCGACCAGGACGTCGTCGTTCTCGGCATTCCGCGCGGGGGAGTGCCGGTGGCGTTCGAGGTCGCCTCGGCCCTGGACGCCCCGCTGGACGTGATCGTGGTGCGGAAACTCGGCGTGCCTTTCCAGCCCGAGTTCGCGATGGGCGCCATCGGCGAGGGCGGCGAGGAACTCGTCGACGAATCGATCGTGGCGCTCACCGGCGTCACCGACGCCGAGGTTGAGGCCGTCGAGGCCCGCGAACGCATCGAGCTCGACGCCCGGGTGGCCCGGCTCAGGCCCGGTCGTGACCGGATCGACCTTCGGGGGCGCACCGTGGTGATCGTCGACGACGGCGTCGCCACCGGCGCCACCGCCCAGGTGGCCTGCGACGTCGCGCGGCGGCTGGGTGCCGAGCGCGTCATCCTCGCCGCGCCCGTGATCGCCGCCAGCACGCTGCCGAATCTCACCGGGGCCGACGACATCGTCTACGTGGACGCGCCGGAGTCGTTCTGGGCGGTCGGGCAGTTCTACTCCGACTTCTCGGCGACCGAGGATGACGATGTCACCCGGCTGCTGGAGGAGGCGGACCGGCGGATCGCCGGCGAGTCCGGCCGTGACGCCTCGCCCGGCACCGACACGGATGCCGACCTGGATATCCCGCTGTCCGACGTGACCCTGCGCGGCCACCTACACCTGCCCGCCTCCGCGAGCGCTGTGGTGGTTTTCGCCCACGGCAGCGGCAGCAGCCGGCACAGCCCGCGCAATCAGTACGTGGCCGAGGTGCTGTACAGGGTCGGGCTCGGCACGCTCCTTGTCGACCTGCTCACCCCGGCCGAGGAACTCGACCGCGCCAACGTGTTCGACATCAAGATGCTCGGCCGGCGACTGGCCGCGGTCACCCGATGGCTGACCGACCTCTCCGATGCCTCCCGATTCCGTGTCGGCTACTTCGGCGCCAGCACCGGAGCCGCCGCGGCGCTATGGGCGGCCGGCGAGCCGGATCTCGAGATCGGCGCGGTGGTGTCCCGCGGGGGCCGACCTGACCTGGCCGGCGACCGGCTGCCGCAGGTTACCGCGCCGACCCTGCTCATTGTCGGCGGCGCCGACCTCACGGTGCTCGAACTCAACCGGGACGCGCAACGACTTCTCCGTTGCGAGAACCGGCTGGCCGTCGTGCCCGGGGCCACGCATCTCTTCTCGGAACCGGGCACCCTGGGCGCGGCCGCCGACCTGGCCGCCGAGTGGTTCGCCCGCCACCTGCTGTCGTAA